Proteins co-encoded in one Streptomyces sp. NBC_01283 genomic window:
- a CDS encoding SDR family oxidoreductase, producing the protein MHPVTVITGGSRGIGAAISTRLAKDGHHIALGYHSDADAAEKVAAEVRATGAGARCVTVRMDTADEADVDRLFEAAAAELGPVTGLVNNAGIGAPVGPLADADAAAMRRALDVNVLGYLLCARRAIRDMKRTGAGGGIVNISSAAATLGAPGEYVHYAAAKGAVDTMTVGLSKEVAADGIRVNAVAPGVIWTEFHADPERPAKLAAGIPLGRSGHPDEIAAAVAWLLSDEASYASGTVLRVAGGR; encoded by the coding sequence GTGCACCCCGTAACCGTCATCACCGGCGGCAGCCGCGGCATCGGCGCGGCCATCTCCACCCGCCTCGCCAAGGACGGCCACCACATCGCCCTCGGTTACCACTCCGACGCCGACGCCGCCGAGAAGGTGGCCGCGGAAGTGCGCGCGACGGGCGCCGGCGCCCGCTGCGTCACCGTCCGGATGGACACCGCCGACGAGGCGGACGTCGACCGCCTCTTCGAGGCCGCCGCCGCGGAACTCGGCCCGGTCACGGGACTGGTGAACAACGCGGGGATCGGCGCCCCGGTGGGCCCCCTCGCGGATGCGGACGCCGCCGCCATGCGCCGCGCACTCGACGTGAACGTACTCGGCTACCTCCTCTGCGCCCGTCGCGCGATCCGCGACATGAAGCGCACCGGCGCGGGCGGCGGCATCGTGAACATCTCCTCCGCGGCGGCGACCCTCGGCGCCCCGGGCGAGTACGTCCACTACGCCGCCGCCAAGGGAGCCGTCGACACGATGACCGTCGGGCTGTCGAAGGAGGTCGCGGCGGACGGCATCCGCGTCAACGCGGTCGCGCCCGGCGTGATCTGGACCGAGTTCCACGCGGACCCCGAACGCCCGGCGAAGCTCGCCGCGGGCATCCCCCTGGGGCGTTCGGGCCACCCCGACGAGATCGCGGCGGCCGTCGCCTGGCTGCTCTCGGACGAGGCGTCCTACGCGAGCGGCACCGTCCTGCGGGTGGCGGGCGGAAGGTGA
- a CDS encoding NmrA family NAD(P)-binding protein encodes MPSNEPVLVTGAAGGQQGSTGRHVVRLLLEQGQAVRALVRTDDERAASLRKLGAEVVVGDLREITDVLAAVRGVRRAFFTYPVTGGLLDAAGAFAAAARRAGLERVVEVSQLAAAPDAGTPRMRQHWVAEEVFDRAGIGAVHLRAGVFFENLDFLVRAGGGRELAMPLGSLGTVLPLIAGEDVARVGAGLLTDPLQKCPDPVVLLTGQILTVGEVVETYGGGLKYVDVSPEEWRERATELYGDTHVVAHLDKLWELFRLIGSHHELYEVTPSIARFGGRAPGTLREFVRGR; translated from the coding sequence ATGCCGTCGAACGAACCCGTCCTCGTGACCGGCGCCGCGGGAGGGCAGCAGGGTTCCACCGGCCGCCATGTCGTACGGCTGCTCCTGGAACAGGGGCAGGCGGTACGCGCCCTGGTGCGGACCGACGACGAACGTGCCGCCTCGCTGCGGAAGCTGGGCGCAGAGGTGGTCGTCGGCGATCTCCGCGAGATCACGGACGTGCTCGCGGCGGTGCGGGGCGTGCGGCGCGCCTTCTTCACCTACCCGGTGACCGGCGGCCTGCTCGACGCGGCAGGCGCGTTCGCGGCCGCGGCCCGGCGCGCGGGGCTCGAACGCGTCGTCGAGGTGTCACAGCTCGCCGCCGCGCCGGACGCGGGGACACCCCGGATGCGGCAGCACTGGGTCGCCGAGGAGGTCTTCGACCGGGCAGGGATCGGGGCGGTGCACCTGAGGGCCGGGGTCTTCTTCGAGAACCTCGACTTCCTGGTGCGGGCGGGCGGCGGACGTGAGCTGGCGATGCCGCTCGGCTCCCTGGGCACGGTGCTCCCGCTGATCGCGGGCGAGGACGTGGCACGGGTGGGCGCGGGACTCCTCACGGACCCGCTGCAGAAGTGCCCGGATCCGGTGGTGCTCCTGACCGGGCAGATCCTGACCGTGGGGGAGGTCGTGGAGACGTACGGCGGGGGTCTGAAGTACGTGGACGTGTCGCCGGAGGAGTGGCGGGAGCGGGCCACGGAGCTGTACGGCGACACGCATGTGGTGGCCCACCTGGACAAACTGTGGGAACTGTTCCGCCTGATCGGCTCGCACCACGAGCTGTACGAGGTGACGCCGTCCATCGCGCGGTTCGGGGGGAGGGCGCCGGGGACGTTGCGGGAGTTCGTCAGGGGGCGCTGA
- a CDS encoding saccharopine dehydrogenase NADP-binding domain-containing protein, giving the protein MTKPLFAIYGAYGHTGRLVASELLARDAELLLVGRDAEALRALAGELDAGVRVSTRTAAVDDAPALREVMTDADVLIQCAGPFAVTGAPVAAAAAEAGCHYIDHALEPHHVKGVFDTAQATAQRTGAVMIPGLSFYGGLGDLLAGAVSDGIAGIDRIVVAYAVNGWRLTTGAKNTATRLLAETERLTFGDGVLHAGYVEPRNAVFPFPPPLGPRSMIAPFPSSEVVTVPRHVPARAIDLMLSTSAFEAAEAFDSEHIGAAERAETDFTVAVQAMWEGGGVAGQLTGRDLWRAGALASVEGAVRIAEGRGPTKTGVLAPGEAFPAEPFLRELERQGAFTLTLSGR; this is encoded by the coding sequence ATGACAAAGCCGCTCTTCGCGATCTACGGAGCCTATGGCCACACCGGACGCCTCGTGGCGTCCGAACTCCTCGCCCGAGACGCGGAGTTGCTCCTGGTCGGGCGTGATGCCGAGGCGTTACGGGCGCTGGCCGGTGAACTCGACGCGGGAGTAAGGGTGTCGACCCGTACCGCCGCCGTGGACGACGCCCCGGCGCTGCGCGAGGTGATGACGGACGCCGACGTCCTCATCCAGTGTGCGGGCCCCTTCGCCGTCACCGGCGCGCCCGTCGCCGCCGCCGCGGCGGAAGCGGGCTGTCACTACATCGACCACGCACTCGAACCCCACCACGTGAAAGGGGTCTTCGACACCGCGCAGGCCACGGCGCAGCGCACCGGCGCCGTCATGATCCCCGGTCTCAGCTTCTACGGCGGCCTCGGCGACCTGCTTGCGGGAGCGGTGTCGGACGGCATCGCGGGCATCGACCGGATCGTCGTCGCGTACGCCGTGAACGGCTGGCGGCTGACCACCGGTGCCAAGAACACCGCCACCCGCCTCTTGGCCGAGACCGAGCGCCTCACCTTCGGTGACGGCGTCCTGCACGCGGGCTATGTCGAACCCCGCAACGCCGTCTTCCCCTTCCCGCCGCCGCTCGGCCCGCGCTCGATGATCGCCCCGTTCCCGTCGAGCGAGGTCGTGACGGTCCCGCGCCATGTCCCGGCCCGCGCCATCGACCTGATGCTCAGCACCAGCGCCTTCGAGGCGGCCGAGGCGTTCGACAGCGAGCACATCGGTGCCGCGGAACGGGCGGAGACCGACTTCACCGTCGCCGTCCAGGCGATGTGGGAAGGGGGCGGCGTGGCAGGGCAGTTGACGGGCCGTGACCTGTGGAGGGCCGGCGCGCTCGCCTCGGTGGAGGGCGCGGTGCGGATCGCGGAGGGCAGGGGGCCGACGAAGACGGGGGTCCTCGCACCCGGGGAGGCCTTCCCGGCGGAGCCGTTCCTGCGGGAGCTGGAGCGGCAGGGCGCCTTCACGCTCACGCTGAGCGGAAGGTGA
- a CDS encoding TetR/AcrR family transcriptional regulator, whose product MIPSASPAPSGRPTARRTQAERSDATTARLVAAAQRLFGRDGYATTSIVAVAASAGVTKGAAYHHFAGKADLFHAVFVREQQEIAAELERAAAEEADARSALRRGCRRFLEHCLDPGFRRITLLDAPAVLGWETVREIQYAHTLRVLTQGMRMAAAEGHFGEGGDLDVRCQLMFGALCEAGMLLARSPDPASALTSVTAEAERLLAALSTPQGPGTRSYGD is encoded by the coding sequence GTGATCCCGTCAGCGTCGCCAGCACCGTCAGGGCGGCCAACTGCCCGCCGCACACAGGCGGAACGCTCCGACGCGACCACCGCGCGGTTGGTCGCCGCGGCGCAGCGCCTCTTCGGCCGGGACGGGTACGCGACGACGTCGATCGTCGCCGTGGCGGCGTCCGCCGGTGTCACCAAAGGCGCGGCCTACCACCACTTCGCGGGCAAGGCGGACCTCTTCCACGCGGTGTTCGTCCGTGAACAGCAGGAGATCGCGGCGGAGTTGGAGCGCGCGGCGGCCGAGGAGGCCGACGCCCGGTCGGCGCTGCGGCGCGGCTGCCGCCGCTTCCTGGAACACTGCCTCGACCCCGGGTTCCGGCGGATCACACTGCTCGACGCGCCCGCGGTCCTCGGCTGGGAGACCGTCCGCGAGATCCAGTACGCCCATACGCTGCGGGTGCTGACCCAGGGCATGCGAATGGCGGCGGCCGAAGGTCACTTCGGCGAAGGCGGGGATCTGGACGTGCGCTGCCAGCTGATGTTCGGCGCGCTGTGCGAGGCGGGCATGCTCCTGGCCCGCTCACCCGACCCGGCCTCCGCCCTCACCTCGGTGACGGCGGAGGCCGAACGTCTGCTGGCGGCGCTCTCCACGCCCCAGGGACCGGGAACGAGGAGTTACGGGGACTAG